Part of the Phycodurus eques isolate BA_2022a chromosome 3, UOR_Pequ_1.1, whole genome shotgun sequence genome, TGTCACGTTGCCTCCTCCGCCCTGCTTTGGCTTCTCGAGCACGACCCTTTCAAATGCAACATTTCTAGTCCCTACTCACCCAGGTCGTCCATGGTGAGGGCCTGCTTCGGCCGGTGTCGCTCAATGCTTTGCGGTCCCTCAAACGCTAAGAAGCAAGTCTGGGGTTTCCTCTCAAAACTTCTCCGCCGCTGTTGATTCGCCTCCTGGAACTTGGTCAGGGTCGTTCACGTAAACGCGCAATAtggcgtgcgcgcgcgcgtgcgccaAACGTGCCCTTCGCTAGAGCGCGCGCGGGGCACTCAACGAGCATGGATCTTGGAGCGACATCTAGTGGCCGAAAGACCACACAGCGGAAGAAGTACAACTAGGTCGTTAGTGTACTAAAGTACATGTtacaggtatctgtacttgatttgagtatttctttttcggacgactttttactttgaaCGTTGAAAGAGGAGCCTTAGCGACGATGGCAATGGCAAAGTGTTGTTTTGAGCCAGCCTAAAAAAACACCAGCAAAATTCTCTCATCTATATATTatattagctaatttagcatttgcTGTTACTCAATTCATAAAGcaaaactgtgtttttatgaGATATAAACTCAAGCTAATGCTACGTagctcctgtttttgttttaaactttgtCCTTCAGAAAATTTCAGTCTGTAGTTTTTCCTTCTTACTTGTACAGCGGGTTAAATTAGTAaatctacttttaccagtctatTTTTTACACAATACCAAGTATTATAAAACCTTTTGGTTCTGTGGACCGGGTAGACTTTTTTCCAAGCCTCATAATCCTAATGCCAATTAACATAACCCCAAATccaataaaaactatttttttccccaaacgtCTCAATGTAAACGTTCATATTTTCCTCAATTGAGCAAGTTTGGGTTTAGCCCCACTTGATGAACTGGAAATGTAAATCTTTATCCGTCAGTGGCTCAAAATTCTGCGAGCCAAGTGATTCATGAGTAATTAGATTGATGCAGGGATGACAGCTTTACAGATGTCACAGTCATATCTGaccttttaattggcccaaagctaaggtaaGGAAGGGTAATTGGtttagtttgtttattttactggCACACTGGATATGTAGGTACACACTTGTCGTCAATACAAATTGATAACACTGAATTACATCACTGCGACCTAGAAGGACACGGGAAAATACAGGGACAATTATCCACTGATATTTCATATGCGACTGCAACTCCAACCAAAAATTTTATAACACTTGATACAGGCATAAGTTAGTAGTTACTGATTGACAGTTATAGCGCaacatgaacggaacaaagctAATAATGAAACGGCAGCAAACTTGAAAGATCCATGCAATTGTTGAAGATGAAACCAGCACTTGAGTTCATTATCAATGTTAATTTTGAGAGAAAAAGAATCTTAAATTAATCTATTTCTGTCACATTTGTCAAATGTCCAACACTTTCAACTTGCTCTCCTCCTTCTCAGTAAGTGGCTCATTGTTTACAATTTTATTATGCAAGCGGTGGTGTTTTCCAATGCCCAGCTTGGGCAAGCCTCTGTTCAGACCTTCCAGCAGCACACAGGACTTACACAGCATCTGACTGGAGATATAGCCACACTTGCTGCAGGTCCCTTGCACAGGCATCTTCACACCCTCCCGTATAGAAAGAGTCTCTCCCGAATGGATGATATCAATGATGGCGCTGGAACGAATGCTCTCCAGATCTTTTAAAAAGGTCCGTGCATAACCACGATAGGCGTTGGGAGAGTAGATGCATTCAGTGGAGAAGTAGTCCAACTTTTTGAAATAAGCGTACAAAACTATCTCTTTCTCGTAGGCGTATTTGAGAGGCTTGCAGCGTGGTACGACCCCGTCGCCCTCGCTGTTCGTGGAGATGGCAGTACAACGCCGCAGGCGGGCTATGTCCCCTCGCAAGACATTCATCAGTACCGTTTCGGCTACGTCATCGGCATTGTGACCTGCgcaaacacacaacacattaCCATTCACTGAAATGAAATtacatattgtactgtactagAATATGCAGGCCCACCTCAATAAATGAGAACGCTatggaaattatttatttatttcagtagttcaattcaaaaagtgaacctCATATACATAATGTAGTGAAATCCAATCCAACAACTATCACCAAAACAACTAAATTAATATTATAGTACCTAATTTTTCTCAGAAAGGGATACTATAACACAGCATAACGGTTACTATTGTGCTTGTAGTGGTGTAAAATGTAACTGTGAACTGAACCTTTTAAAGTAGTAAGAatgaggtaaccaaaatatttcaaactgCCCCCATTATGATGCAGCGCACTTTGACACCACTTCAAACTACAACTGCAATAATAAACTGACCTACTGGGTACCAGTGCACCTGTATCAGTGGCCATTGAACAGGTACATCTCagtaaatcatgaaatatttgactcttaagtgtgtgtgtagtgcatctctataatgAGTTTCCCTTTTTGACTTGAAATACACAACTAAGTTAGACTTTTGAGActattccaatttattgagCTGCACCTGTAAAAGTTACATTTGGAGTTACCTGTGCAGATCTTGTCGACTTTGAGCATGACAGCTCCTCTATCCAGTGCCTGTCGTCTAAACACGCCACAAAAGGTGCAGTTATTTTTCCGTCCCACTTGCTTCACGATAGCATCCATACTCCAGCCATACAGCTCCTCGTACGACACTATCTTCAGCGG contains:
- the ctu1 gene encoding cytoplasmic tRNA 2-thiolation protein 1 gives rise to the protein MPVQCSSCVEKRAMLKRPKTGHSLCKECFFWAFEEEVHQTIVAANLFKPGETVGIAASGGKDSTVLAHVMKLLNERYSYGLELMLLSVDEGITGYRDDSLETVKRNQQQYGLPLKIVSYEELYGWSMDAIVKQVGRKNNCTFCGVFRRQALDRGAVMLKVDKICTGHNADDVAETVLMNVLRGDIARLRRCTAISTNSEGDGVVPRCKPLKYAYEKEIVLYAYFKKLDYFSTECIYSPNAYRGYARTFLKDLESIRSSAIIDIIHSGETLSIREGVKMPVQGTCSKCGYISSQMLCKSCVLLEGLNRGLPKLGIGKHHRLHNKIVNNEPLTEKEESKLKVLDI